The following are from one region of the Chloroflexota bacterium genome:
- the purB gene encoding adenylosuccinate lyase, whose translation MTISALSPLDGRYARETESLRDHFSEFALIRERARVEVDYLIALSRDAHLVRPLAEPEIAHLQSLISNFDISDAQRVKEIEARTRHDVKAIEYWLREKLGATSLADVIEWLHFGLTSEDVNLIAQAIALRDSRDTIILPALDRIMAQIAARAREHKATPMLARTHGQPAVPTTLGKEFAVFLARLKTQRAMLAAHRYEAKLTGAVGNFNALVAAAPQVDWLAFSDAFIRTRGLEPNLVTTQLVPYDNWIRFFDAVRLTNSILIDFAQDVWRYISDDIFKLRVVAGEVGSSTMPQKVNPIDFENAEGNLGIANSLLAHYADKLSRSRLQRDLSDSTVRRTFGVALGHTLIAYTSLARGLTRIAANEEKIRAELESHWEIIAEGAQTILRAAGVADAYEKLKSLTRGACFSRDDFESWVASLDVNESVKAQLRELSPFSYVGLAEAIVERVLNTEY comes from the coding sequence ATGACCATCTCCGCCCTCTCTCCCCTCGATGGACGCTATGCGCGCGAGACTGAATCTCTGCGCGACCATTTCTCCGAATTCGCACTGATCCGCGAACGCGCACGCGTTGAAGTGGACTACCTCATCGCACTCTCGCGCGATGCACATCTCGTTCGTCCGCTCGCCGAACCCGAAATCGCTCATCTCCAATCTCTAATTTCCAATTTCGATATTTCCGACGCACAACGCGTCAAAGAGATCGAGGCACGCACGCGGCACGATGTCAAAGCCATCGAGTACTGGCTGCGCGAAAAACTCGGCGCGACCTCGCTCGCCGATGTGATCGAGTGGCTCCACTTTGGCTTGACCTCCGAGGATGTGAACCTCATCGCGCAAGCGATTGCGTTGCGCGATTCACGCGATACGATCATCCTGCCCGCGCTCGACCGCATCATGGCGCAGATTGCCGCGCGCGCGCGCGAACACAAAGCCACGCCGATGCTCGCACGCACGCACGGTCAGCCCGCCGTGCCGACGACGCTCGGCAAAGAATTCGCCGTGTTCCTCGCGCGCTTGAAAACACAACGCGCGATGCTTGCCGCGCATCGCTATGAAGCAAAACTGACCGGCGCGGTCGGAAATTTCAACGCGCTCGTCGCTGCCGCGCCACAAGTAGACTGGCTCGCGTTCAGCGACGCGTTCATTCGCACGCGCGGACTCGAACCGAATCTCGTTACGACGCAACTTGTACCGTACGACAATTGGATTCGCTTTTTCGACGCGGTGCGTTTGACCAACTCGATCTTGATTGATTTCGCGCAAGACGTGTGGCGGTACATCAGCGACGACATTTTCAAACTGCGTGTCGTCGCCGGCGAAGTCGGCTCGTCCACGATGCCGCAAAAAGTGAATCCGATTGATTTCGAGAACGCGGAAGGCAACCTGGGAATCGCGAATTCACTCCTCGCGCATTACGCGGACAAATTATCGCGCTCGCGTCTGCAACGCGATTTGTCTGATTCGACGGTGCGGCGCACGTTCGGCGTCGCGCTCGGTCACACGCTCATCGCGTACACCAGTTTAGCGCGTGGTTTGACGCGCATCGCCGCGAATGAAGAGAAGATTCGCGCCGAGTTGGAATCGCATTGGGAGATCATTGCCGAAGGCGCGCAAACGATCCTACGCGCGGCGGGCGTAGCGGATGCCTACGAGAAACTCAAATCGCTCACGCGCGGTGCGTGTTTCTCGCGCGACGATTTCGAATCCTGGGTTGCGTCGCTCGATGTAAACGAATCGGTCAAGGCGCAGTTGCGCGAATTGTCGCCGTTCTCGTACGTCGGATTGGCTGAAGCAATCGTCGAACGCGTTCTGAATACAGAATACTAA